CGAAACTCTTTTCCAACAACTGTTGAACAGCACGTTGCGGAACCAAGATGGCATTTGGAATTGTTTCCCCGCTAATTTTTACTCTAGCAAACATACCAGGGATTAAAATTGCATTTGGATTTTCAAAAGTTGCTTTAAAAGTTAATGTCCCACTATTTTGTGCTAAGCCCCTATCGACTTGCGTTACTTTACCTGTAATAGGGTATTGTGTTCCATCACTAAGTGTGATCGCAACAGTTTCCCCCCATTGTTCTGTCATTCCATTTTTGTGTAATGAGGCCAATTTTAAGTATTCATTTTCACTCATGCTAAATTGAACGAATACAGGGTTCGTTGATGATACAGTAGCCATAGTAGTAGAACCTGCTGTAACATACGTACCAACACTTAAATCATTAACGTCCATACGACCATCAATTGGAGAAACAATTACAGTATCTGCAAGGTCATCCGCTGCTTTTTGCACATTTGCACGATTAAATTCTACAACAGCTGCATTTTGTTCTTCTACAGATTGTTGTGTATTTAAAGTTTGCTCTGCAATTGCATCAGCGGCCGCTAATTGACGATAGCGATCTGTATCTAGACGTGCATTACTCAAATTCGCTTCTGCCTGTGCTAAACTTGCCTGTGCAGAATTTAATGCACTTTCATATTGACGAGGGTCTATTCTAAATAAAGGTTGCCCTTTATGTACGCTATCCCCACCATTGACTAGCTTTTCAATAATATTACCAGATACTCTTGCTTGAATTTTAATTTCATTTTTTGCCTGAATTTGCCCAGCATATTCAGAAGTCATCGGTGTATCTTTTTGAATGACCTGAACAGCTTTTACTTTAACTGGTTGTCCACTTTGTGATGCTTGTTTCGTACTGCCACACCCTAAAACAGCCGAAAGTGCAAATACAGCAACCAGGCTTAAACAACAGGCTTTCATTTTTTTTCTTGAAAGTACTATTTTCCTCTACCTCCCTTTAATATTTAAAACCTACAACAATTGCATGACTGTTCATGTAAAAGTTTATGAAAATCACCACAAAATTTAGGTTTTCCCCATTACAATAGTAAATAGTTATTTACTATTCACGGATTCTATAGTATAGTAATACTATAATTTTGTCAATGGATTTTCATTAAAAACAGAACGGAGTTTATACCAATGTCGACTGTTAGAAATAAAGAAATTGCAGAAAATTTCTCACATTTACTTACTATTTTTCATCAAAAATTCATTCAACCTCTTTCGATTCCTTTGCCATTAAACCATTTTGGAACGCTGATCTGCCTCGGTAATAACGGTACACAAACGATTGGCGAATTATCATCTAAGTTGAAAATTTCCAAGCAACAAATGTCTCCTATTATTGACAAATTACATAAGTCTGGATATATCACGCGTGAACAAGATAAAACTGATCGCCGTAGTGTAAATATATCCATTACTTCTGAGGGCTATGATCTGCTTTCTGCCCATCATGATAATATTGTACATTTATTTGAACAAAGATTAGAAACAATATCAAATATAAATAATCTCGAAGAAATAAGACAAGCACAAATTGCGTTAATACGCTTAATTAATAAGTATTTTTAACAGAGGATTTTCCTCTGTTTTTTATTGACTCATTTATTGTAAAGTTGTAAACTTAATTTCATTGATTGATAAGATTTATATAAGGAGTTGTTGTTTATGAAGTCTCTTAAAAGTAAACTGGTAATTATCGGCGTCGGCCATGTCGGCTCTGCCGTTTTGAATAGAGCAATTGCGTTTCAATTAGCAAATGAAATTGTTTTAATTGATATGGATGAAAAAAAAGCCTTTGGTGAAGCACTTGATTCAAGTCATGCTACACCTTGTAACTATAGCCAAAACATCAATGTCCACATTGGCGATTATTCGGAGTGTAAAGATGCAGGCGTTATTATTATCGCTGCTGGGCCAAGTATAATGCCTGGAGAAAATTTAGACAGACTTGTACTTGCAGAGCGCAACATTGCCGTAATTCATGACATTATGCCACAAATTACCCACTATACAAAAGATGCTGTAATCATTATGATTACAAATCCATTAGATGTTACAACTTATTGCGCAGCCAAATGTTTTGACTATCCAGAGAATCGTTTATTTGGAACAGGTACAACATTAGAAACATTACGGTTTAAACGCATTATTGCAAATCACTATAACGTAGATGCTAAAGATGTACAAGGGTATATGTTAGGTGAGCATGGAAATTCAGCATTTCCCGCTTGGAGTTTACTTAATATTGGTGGAATTCCAGCTGATCAACTTGATAATTTTTTTAATAAATCGGAATCACTCGACCGTCAGGAAGTTGCAAAAGCAGTTGTTCAAGTTGCTTACGACGTTCTCAATTGCAAAGGCTATACTAATACAGGTATTGCGATGGGGGCTTGTCGACTTGCAAAGGCAGTTTTAGGAAATGAGAGAAGTATCCTTCCTGTATCTACACCATTAAAGGGCGAGTATGGCTTAACAAATGTCGCGTTAAGTCTTCCTTCATTAATTAGCGAAAACGGTATTGAACGTCGTTTTGAAGTCAACCTTCCAACTGACGAATTAGAAAAATTACATTTTAGTGCAAATAGCATAAAGGGTGTTCTACTAGCAAACAAGTTAATTTAATTCATATTATATAAAATAGACTAGGAGTAAGGTAGAATTTTAAACCATTATTGTCCTAGCTATTAAATAAAAAAGCGAACAAATTCTAAATTTGAATTTGTTCGCTTTTTTTATCTTTGGATAACGATTTCTAAAATTCGGATGGAGTTAAAACTCTATCTGAGTTAAGAACTCTGTTTATCTATTTGACGTTCTGTTTCTTTACTGCGTATTTCACGCATTTTATTCTTCTCATCTACCATAACGACGATCGGCTGATATTCTTGCGCTTCTCTTTCTTCCATCCAAGCATACGCCATAATAATAACAACATCCTCTGGTTGCACAAGTCTTGCTGCTGATCCATTTAAACAAATGACACCTGAATCAGCTTTACCCGGAATGACATAAGTTTCAAGTCTGGCTCCATTATTATTATTCACCACTTGTACACGTTCATTTGGTAATATGTTTGCCGCTTTCATTAGCGTTTCATCAATTGTAATACTGCCCATATATTTTAAATTTGCCTCTGTAACAGTTGCACAATGAATTTTTGACTTCAATAAATTAAGTAACATTATTCTCCTCCTAGGATTGTATTGTCAATTAAGCGAGTCGTACCGAACTTAACTGCTAATGCAACCAGCGCTTCTTTCGCTATCATTTCACATTCTTCTAAGTCAGGGAAAGTATAAATATCTATATAATCAATTTGTGCTAACGGTTCTGCTTGAATTTTTTCCGTTATTAACGCTTTCAATTCCGTTACGGATTTTTTGCCGCTTTTAAAAGCTTTTTGTGCTTCTTTCAAACTTTTCGATAAAACGAGAGCGGCTTTTTTTTCTTTATCGGATAAATATTTATTTCGCGAACTAAGCGCTAAACCATCTTCGGCGCGAACAATCGGCACCATATTCACTTCAACATTCATATTTAAGTCACGCACAAACCTTTTAATCACAACGACTTGTTGTGCATCTTTTTGTCCAAAGAAAGCTTTGTCGGCCTCCGTAATATTAAATAGTTTTGTAACAACTGTTGCTACGCCACGAAAATGTCCTGGACGCTTTGCACCGCATAATTTATTTGTAATATCTCCATCTACAGTTACATAAGCTGTATATCCCTTTGGATACATTTCTTCTGCACTCGGATGGAAAACCGCATCAACACCAACGGAGTCTAGTTTTTCACAATCACGGGAAAATCCACGCGGATATGCATCAAAATCTTCATTCGGACCAAATTGTGTCGGATTTACAAATACACTTGCAATAACAACATCCGCATTTTTTTTCGCATGACGCATTAACGTTAAATGTCCCTCATGTAGCGCTCCCATTGTCGGAACTAGCCCAATCGTTTTTCCTGCTTTTTTCACTGCTCTAACAAATGATTTAACTTCTGCTACCGTAGTTAACACTTTAATTTTCATTTATTTAACCTCGCAATTAATACAATTTTTCTAAAACCTCATCCGACATTGTAAACGTATGCTCCTTTGCAGGAAACTCGCGATTTATAACTTCTTGTTTATATTCCTCAATTGCTTCTTGCATTAATTTACTCAAATCAGCAAACTTTTTAACAAATTTCGGTGTAAAGTCACTATACATACCAAGCATATCATTCACTACCAAAACCTGACCATCACAGACATTACCAGCACCAATTCCAATCGTCGGTACATGAATTGTATCTGTAATCTTCTGCGCCAACTTTTCTGGGACGCATTCAAGAACCAAAGCGCACACACCAGCATCCGCAAGCAATTTAGCATCATCAATCATCTTTTGTGCCGTTTCCATATCTTTTCCCTGTACTTTAAATCCACCCAATTGATGAATAGATTGCGGTGTAAGCCCTAAGTGTCCAACGACAGGAATCCCCGCGTCAACCATTGCTCGCACTACTTCAATAATTTCTTTTCCACCTTCAACTTTTACCGCTTGTGCACCAGATTCCTTCATGATGCGCCCAGCATTACGCAGTGCATCTACAACACTTATTTGATATGACATAAATGGCATATCAACGACCACCATCGCCTGATTTACCCCACGGCATACTGCTTTTGCATGATGAATCATATCATCAACAGTTACAGGAATCGTTGATTCATACCCTAATACAACATTTCCTAAAGAGTCGCCTACTAATATCATATCTATGCCAGCATTATCAACCATTCTTGCCATCGCATAATCATAGGAAGTAAGCATTGTAATTGGTGTTTTCCTTTGCTTTCTTTCCTTTAATGTTGCTACCGTTATTTTTGCCATTTTCCATCCTCCAACACCGCAGACCTCAATTGGAGTTTCGAGATTTTTGCTGCTTCAGGCAAATAAAAAAGCCTTTCGGCAGACTCCGAAAGGCATAGTTATCCTATAAAAAATTCGCCTTCCGTCTCAGTCTACTATAGATCTAAGCGGGTAAATTTTCTTTTAATTTATGAATATAATTTCTAGCAAGCCACAGTACAACTCCAACAAGGATGTTATCTACTACCTGCCACAAATGGATAATAGCACACTCATAAATGAAATACAAGCATTTCATTTATTTAAATTTTAGAAGTAAAAGAAGTTGTAATTTTCATAAAATTGTCACAAAAAAAAGTTATTTCTCCAATTAATTATGAGAAATAACCTTTTTATTATATTTCTTTTCCATCTACATATACGAGATATGGATATAAATATTTCCCCGTATATGAGAACCATTGTGCATCTTCATCCCAATAAATAATCGCAGTTTCCATTTTTAAATAATCGTTTGCTAAATGTTTTTCGACAACAAGCACCGGTTCTGGGTTAAATACACCATTTGCCGTTTGTTTTCGGTAAGCTTGTGCAGGCATAATATAAATAGAATCGTATGTATCAACATCACCAAATATTTTCTCAGTTGCATAGGGAACAATTTTCCCATTACATTCTCCAATTAACCAAAACTGCGTATTAATTGCAACTGCCTCTTTTCCACTCCAACTACTTTTCACATACCAAAAAGATTTACCAGCAACATCCATGCGACGCAGTGTCAAAATCCGCTTGTCATGAATTGTATTCGGAGAATTCTTTAACTTCAAAATAATATCAATTGGCTTGCTTTTTGTAGATTTGTTTTTTACAACAATTTGCGAAGATCCTTCTTCATGATCAAAAGACAGTTTTTCTCCATTAATCCCAGTATAATTCACATTAAATTTTTGATCTTGTGACAACTCGGCAAAACATGTTCCTATCATAAATAGAAATATTCCAGCAAAAATTAAAACGACTTTTTGTAACACTTCTCTTCACCTCTTTTACAGATTTAAACTAATCTTACCTTTAAAATATCATAAATCCTTCTCCAGGGCAATAAATGGTAGGATTTTTGGCGTTATTCAAATTCTCGTTACATTTATCTAATGGGTAAGTTATCAGATTAAATAAACCATAACGCAAAAATATTATGCGTTATGGTTTATTTAAAAGTAGTTTTTATAACTTAAATTTAGCACTTTCCTCATTTAATTCTTGCGCGAGAACTGCTAGACTTCGACTTGCAGAGGCAATTTCTTGCATAGCCGCTGACTGCTCTTCAGTCGATGCAGATACAGTCTGCGTTTCATCAGACATCTTCTTACATGATTTATCTATATCTTCTACAGAAGTAACAATATGCTGTGTTCCATTTGCCATTTCTTCCATCGTCGTTGCAATTTCCTTCGACTGACGATTCACATGATTAACCATTTCTAATATTTTTTCAAAAGCACTACCTGCCGCACTAACAACTTCAGCTCCAACTTTAACTTCAGCAGTTCCTTCATTCATTACAACGACTGCTTCTTCTGTATCTTTTTGAATGCCTTCAATTAAATTTGCAATACGTTCTGCTGCTGCTTTCGATTGTTCTGCAAGCTTTCTAACCTCTTCTGCAACTACAGCAAAACCTTTTCCTTGTTCACCTGCACGCGCTGCTTCGATTGCCGCATTTAAAGCCAGAAGATTTGTCTGCCCTGCGATCCCTGATATCGTTTCTACAATCTGTCCAATTTCTTTGGAATTTTCCCCAAGTTTAGTAACAACCTGTGCTGAACGACTTACAGTCATCTCAATATTATTCATCTGCATTACAGCATTTTTAATAGATTCATTGCCGTCTTGTGCTGCCTTTACCGCTTCGCTAGTTTGATCAGCTGTCATACTAATTGTTGCAGAGGTTTCTTCTATTCCTGCCGACATTTGTTGCACGACATCAGTCGTCACATTTACCGCATCTACTTGATTTTCTGAGAATTCAGATACATGCGTAATAGATTGTGCTATTTGTTGAGTAACTTGAGCTGACTGATCCGCACTAGCTGTCAATTCTTCTGATGCGGCTGCCACCTGACTAGAGGTTTTTTGAATTTGTGAAATCAGCGCCTTAATGCTGCCAATCATACCATTATATTCAGTAGATAATTTTCCTAATTCATCATTAGAATACACTTCTGCCTGTACATTTAAGTCGCCTTTACTCACTGCCTCTGAAACTCGCATAAGCTCCAGAATAGATTTTCTAATATCCCGAACCATAAAATAAGCAACTGCAACCGCAATAATAAATGCAACTACCATAATAATATTTGAATATAAACTATTCGATTTATAAATTTCGTTACTTTCCAGTTTTGCGGCTTTTGCACCATCATTATTAAATGATACCAATCCCTGTACTTTATTTGCTAAGGCAGCATATACCTCAAATGAACGCCCTCTTACCAAATCACCACCTTGAATTTGATCACCAGCTCGACTAAACTTTATTACCTCTTTAGAAATCCCATAATAATCTTGATATAATTTTTCAATTTCATTGATAGCTGTTATATCTTTCTCTTTTTCTTCTTGGCTATTATACTCCATATTATCTATCAGTTTTCTATACTCTTCAAATTCATTATTGACAGACAAAACATCTTTTTCAATATCTTTTTCAATCGCTGTCATTTTATTTGTATCTCGTTCAATCAAATGATTTAGTTCTTCTCTGCGTATTTTATCTAAATTTGTGCCAATATTATTTAATATACGTGTTCCTTCCATCCAACTATCAGTAATTTCAACGGTTTTACTATTCACTTCTGATAATGAATAGTTTGCAAATGAACCTAACCCAATAAGTAAACAGACTAATACTGTAAAACTAGTAATTAACTTTGCTTTAATTGACATTTTTATCCTCCTTTTAATTCATCGTCTTGCAAATAAATTAATCTATCCTCCTTAGTCTAATGAAAATATAAATATGTTACTTTATTTATATTCTCTTCTTTCCTCTTCTCCCCTCTCAAAATTCGACATATTTTCCCCAATTTTTTTTATCTATTGTACTTTTCTACAGTTCAAAAAATTTTTTTGAATTTTGTTTATTATACAAAAATAATCCCCAAAACAACATTGTTTTGGGGATTATAAAATAAGAGCAACCTTTGTATCTTATATTTCATCTTCAACAATAACTTTGTTTCTTCCACGATTTTTCGCGGCATATAATGCTAAATCTGACCGTTTTAAAAAGTTACCATTATTCGTTCCCGTATTACGCCATTGGCTTACACCTATGCTACACGTAATCTTTTCATCTTCAAGCAATATACTATC
This genomic interval from Selenobaculum gibii contains the following:
- a CDS encoding efflux RND transporter periplasmic adaptor subunit codes for the protein MKACCLSLVAVFALSAVLGCGSTKQASQSGQPVKVKAVQVIQKDTPMTSEYAGQIQAKNEIKIQARVSGNIIEKLVNGGDSVHKGQPLFRIDPRQYESALNSAQASLAQAEANLSNARLDTDRYRQLAAADAIAEQTLNTQQSVEEQNAAVVEFNRANVQKAADDLADTVIVSPIDGRMDVNDLSVGTYVTAGSTTMATVSSTNPVFVQFSMSENEYLKLASLHKNGMTEQWGETVAITLSDGTQYPITGKVTQVDRGLAQNSGTLTFKATFENPNAILIPGMFARVKISGETIPNAILVPQRAVQQLLEKSFVTVVGADNKAESREVKLGSKVGSYYIVESGLTAADQVVVEGLTKIQSGVALDVTLVTPEELQLSLN
- a CDS encoding MarR family winged helix-turn-helix transcriptional regulator, with product MSTVRNKEIAENFSHLLTIFHQKFIQPLSIPLPLNHFGTLICLGNNGTQTIGELSSKLKISKQQMSPIIDKLHKSGYITREQDKTDRRSVNISITSEGYDLLSAHHDNIVHLFEQRLETISNINNLEEIRQAQIALIRLINKYF
- a CDS encoding L-lactate dehydrogenase, with protein sequence MKSLKSKLVIIGVGHVGSAVLNRAIAFQLANEIVLIDMDEKKAFGEALDSSHATPCNYSQNINVHIGDYSECKDAGVIIIAAGPSIMPGENLDRLVLAERNIAVIHDIMPQITHYTKDAVIIMITNPLDVTTYCAAKCFDYPENRLFGTGTTLETLRFKRIIANHYNVDAKDVQGYMLGEHGNSAFPAWSLLNIGGIPADQLDNFFNKSESLDRQEVAKAVVQVAYDVLNCKGYTNTGIAMGACRLAKAVLGNERSILPVSTPLKGEYGLTNVALSLPSLISENGIERRFEVNLPTDELEKLHFSANSIKGVLLANKLI
- the panD gene encoding aspartate 1-decarboxylase, whose protein sequence is MLLNLLKSKIHCATVTEANLKYMGSITIDETLMKAANILPNERVQVVNNNNGARLETYVIPGKADSGVICLNGSAARLVQPEDVVIIMAYAWMEEREAQEYQPIVVMVDEKNKMREIRSKETERQIDKQSS
- the panC gene encoding pantoate--beta-alanine ligase gives rise to the protein MKVLTTVAEVKSFVRAVKKAGKTIGLVPTMGALHEGHLTLMRHAKKNADVVIASVFVNPTQFGPNEDFDAYPRGFSRDCEKLDSVGVDAVFHPSAEEMYPKGYTAYVTVDGDITNKLCGAKRPGHFRGVATVVTKLFNITEADKAFFGQKDAQQVVVIKRFVRDLNMNVEVNMVPIVRAEDGLALSSRNKYLSDKEKKAALVLSKSLKEAQKAFKSGKKSVTELKALITEKIQAEPLAQIDYIDIYTFPDLEECEMIAKEALVALAVKFGTTRLIDNTILGGE
- the panB gene encoding 3-methyl-2-oxobutanoate hydroxymethyltransferase, with the protein product MAKITVATLKERKQRKTPITMLTSYDYAMARMVDNAGIDMILVGDSLGNVVLGYESTIPVTVDDMIHHAKAVCRGVNQAMVVVDMPFMSYQISVVDALRNAGRIMKESGAQAVKVEGGKEIIEVVRAMVDAGIPVVGHLGLTPQSIHQLGGFKVQGKDMETAQKMIDDAKLLADAGVCALVLECVPEKLAQKITDTIHVPTIGIGAGNVCDGQVLVVNDMLGMYSDFTPKFVKKFADLSKLMQEAIEEYKQEVINREFPAKEHTFTMSDEVLEKLY
- a CDS encoding methyl-accepting chemotaxis protein — its product is MSIKAKLITSFTVLVCLLIGLGSFANYSLSEVNSKTVEITDSWMEGTRILNNIGTNLDKIRREELNHLIERDTNKMTAIEKDIEKDVLSVNNEFEEYRKLIDNMEYNSQEEKEKDITAINEIEKLYQDYYGISKEVIKFSRAGDQIQGGDLVRGRSFEVYAALANKVQGLVSFNNDGAKAAKLESNEIYKSNSLYSNIIMVVAFIIAVAVAYFMVRDIRKSILELMRVSEAVSKGDLNVQAEVYSNDELGKLSTEYNGMIGSIKALISQIQKTSSQVAAASEELTASADQSAQVTQQIAQSITHVSEFSENQVDAVNVTTDVVQQMSAGIEETSATISMTADQTSEAVKAAQDGNESIKNAVMQMNNIEMTVSRSAQVVTKLGENSKEIGQIVETISGIAGQTNLLALNAAIEAARAGEQGKGFAVVAEEVRKLAEQSKAAAERIANLIEGIQKDTEEAVVVMNEGTAEVKVGAEVVSAAGSAFEKILEMVNHVNRQSKEIATTMEEMANGTQHIVTSVEDIDKSCKKMSDETQTVSASTEEQSAAMQEIASASRSLAVLAQELNEESAKFKL